Proteins co-encoded in one Pyxidicoccus xibeiensis genomic window:
- a CDS encoding pilus assembly PilX N-terminal domain-containing protein, translating into MKSPTATRRRNARGFTLLVGLGVVTLVSLAVLLSYGVVSREAETQGDGRRRKEAFFAAEAGLAEGREAMRLRLAAEGNLDTYNQVIPDLGAPVNEPGLGGGGTPWYEVLPGPAATGGWNQLRLTTEDMAPTELASAGGTPYAEYPTQDNVRYRVFVRDDLDDANPSSDTNGQVWLISVGEVMTEGGRPTRSIVQALIINENASAASGPGCVNRGCGPDNTYNNTQDTQAPDTTNVRTL; encoded by the coding sequence ATGAAGTCACCCACCGCGACCCGACGGCGGAATGCCAGGGGCTTCACCCTGCTCGTGGGACTGGGCGTCGTGACGCTGGTGTCCCTGGCGGTGCTGCTCAGCTACGGCGTGGTGAGCCGCGAGGCGGAGACGCAGGGCGACGGGCGGAGGCGGAAGGAGGCCTTCTTCGCGGCCGAGGCGGGGCTGGCCGAGGGCCGCGAGGCCATGCGCCTGCGGCTGGCGGCGGAGGGGAACCTCGATACGTACAACCAGGTGATCCCCGACCTGGGCGCGCCCGTCAACGAGCCAGGGCTCGGAGGCGGCGGCACGCCCTGGTACGAGGTGCTGCCGGGCCCTGCCGCCACGGGTGGCTGGAACCAGCTGCGGCTGACGACGGAGGACATGGCCCCCACGGAGCTCGCCAGCGCGGGCGGCACCCCGTACGCCGAGTACCCCACGCAGGACAACGTGCGCTACCGCGTCTTCGTCCGGGACGACCTGGACGACGCCAACCCCAGCTCCGATACCAACGGCCAGGTGTGGCTCATCTCCGTCGGAGAGGTGATGACCGAGGGCGGCCGCCCTACACGCTCCATCGTCCAAGCGCTCATCATCAACGAGAATGCCTCCGCCGCGAGCGGCCCCGGCTGCGTCAACCGCGGCTGCGGCCCCGACAACACCTACAACAATACGCAGGACACGCAGGCGCCCGACACGACCAACGTGCGGACCCTCTAG
- a CDS encoding c-type cytochrome, with protein MQRTHLLQLLLLLSLPGVAAAQDGGRTAFDTACARCHTADTAEQHVQKSSRSAAKSQRDEPVRGPQLSQLLQKRTPEQLRAWIAAPNAVRKDTRCDTRLLGAGDLDLVLGYLATSAQPPPPPRDELLRQQFNKELAERRAQKQRKANHPSTLPQGRKR; from the coding sequence ATGCAACGCACGCATCTCCTGCAGCTCCTGTTATTGCTGTCACTGCCTGGCGTTGCAGCTGCCCAGGACGGTGGCAGGACCGCTTTCGACACTGCATGCGCCCGGTGCCACACCGCCGACACCGCCGAGCAGCACGTGCAGAAGTCCTCGCGGAGCGCGGCGAAGTCGCAGCGCGACGAGCCCGTCCGGGGGCCGCAGCTGAGCCAGCTGCTCCAGAAGCGCACGCCCGAGCAGCTGCGCGCGTGGATTGCGGCGCCCAACGCGGTCCGCAAGGACACCCGCTGTGACACGCGCCTGCTGGGCGCCGGAGACCTGGACCTGGTCCTGGGCTACCTGGCGACCAGCGCGCAGCCGCCGCCGCCGCCGCGGGACGAGCTGCTGCGGCAGCAGTTCAACAAGGAACTCGCCGAGCGCCGCGCCCAGAAGCAGCGCAAGGCCAACCACCCGTCCACCCTGCCCCAGGGGAGGAAGCGATGA
- a CDS encoding DUF4114 domain-containing protein, with the protein MRTLNKTLAVMMLLAAPLASAQPEQLCRDNLTQDRQPNFSDSSLDRGPNDTILITPETPPRLQLNTNLTVLNVENITFPFDQRVTISYVYESAGASHALGYMYLDDLQKKPTDPATKVEYVNAAGNLVDSNNNGIFDLHEDIYNLAPPSGPKARPYVGVSRRCTETFTDTAGETYSEPDIARRNCGNTFQRILTTHPTLGNRIADARPGQTFNLIDADVVGSLLGGTNASATQFSDGGLFPHIPNILEPPAIANGNKGVGKMVFLLADDDGDQGNGATFGNLAPVPDSDFVDDGVPDYDVSAYDARGLPRATNPNAGISAFDRTVDLGMVEGGKEIIFFLIVFYDSNHRPNEGTVFPCLKQDAAGKCLLHLRTPINVYFSKAAWNIDQNSEANPVVAERNIGCSYDSTCDRDNPTSNSCHIGNGGPRLCGWLDGPKTTVGTTLHRLRNDAAYGFLDMPMERVTVPRPAGTRNPMPHVIVGAPSTDPFRWILGFEDLPGGGDRDFNDVVFVINKENGGNMRSATVSGDISPSIADDFVITKVRFKRQDDAAPAPRTCTGSAPCWTEETPGACTPPNGARPSIRYSLAVDCRVCSNGTCTKNETPTWFPLEFPNTTPPTQQVEVDILSLGFTGSQLCWKVDISSPNERCRPIVDNIDVGYQAVRAGSYARASPSTLGNAIVWGVNETPGSAWGDDWPGTGLPAASTRAYDGKKDFSLRGRLYFRSLYDPETPTATNVVQRWDAGQVMAMALRTGANPTARTLYTTTSPPGPTSTRATITSEMQDTDSASPLFPDALCDVYANGRYTWDLNNDGKCGTPTGPPDKNVTGPTNDRNFFREWLYGWEDQHTPAPSNVKRPWPMGGINLSTVAMAVPPYLDTWAQNTRPEERDAYRKNFLEPLATRDTVAYVGTMNGFLHAYDAGAFRNATDDACTTGAQLRGFFEPSGSCATPTPRDYGTGEEKFAYLPNLMLEHYRNLYVQVPSAGTPPPKPQVDASPTIANVDLGIAGQPKWTPSPVLSKTTGAKTVLVSSTGKGSPAVFALDITNPADAWYPLPLWEFNLRDTNIDLAFTLNRLINPSVLHPDNTGSRHAPSVARLAWGSGSTTAWTAVVGSDYKPVDTARAGAVYLIDMKTGRPLNYGSSPGGQLAGIITLEQGVGVAAESALVDLNRDGNYDIMYVPTTNGGVYRVNLDQVSTSAPLGRKVKTCKIASAPASLTDHPDAATGPNQDPFFQQLYSNLAVKVVRDTTNPTVRIYFGTGDNPDEFSDGPANKNTYRYHLLAFEDTDPTGEESCELLEPLWVQQLDPGQTVWGGVALSSDRVFATTAVGRSADVCGLSQDESGKYYATGQLPDEDGSAPDMSSASLDGHGINAPVVHDQHLFVLTATGKMKMVGDDNWNTGAESNGAVRSRILIYDAIPDGRMPR; encoded by the coding sequence ATGAGAACCCTCAACAAGACGCTCGCGGTGATGATGCTGCTGGCCGCGCCGCTCGCCTCCGCCCAGCCCGAGCAGCTGTGCCGGGACAACCTGACGCAGGACCGGCAGCCCAACTTCAGCGACAGCTCGCTGGACCGCGGCCCCAACGACACCATCCTCATCACCCCCGAGACGCCGCCGCGCCTCCAGCTCAACACCAACCTCACCGTCCTCAACGTCGAGAACATCACCTTCCCGTTCGACCAGCGCGTCACCATCAGCTACGTGTACGAGTCCGCCGGCGCCTCGCACGCGCTCGGCTACATGTACCTGGATGACCTGCAGAAGAAGCCGACGGACCCGGCGACGAAGGTGGAGTACGTCAACGCCGCGGGCAACCTCGTCGACAGCAACAACAACGGCATCTTCGACCTGCACGAGGACATCTACAATCTCGCGCCCCCCAGTGGCCCCAAGGCCCGGCCCTACGTCGGCGTGAGCCGCCGCTGCACCGAGACGTTCACCGACACGGCGGGCGAGACGTACAGCGAGCCCGACATCGCCCGGCGCAACTGCGGCAACACGTTCCAGCGCATCCTCACGACCCACCCGACGCTGGGCAACCGGATTGCGGACGCGCGCCCCGGCCAGACGTTCAACCTCATCGACGCGGACGTGGTGGGCAGCCTGCTGGGAGGCACCAACGCGAGCGCCACCCAGTTCTCCGACGGCGGCCTGTTCCCCCACATCCCCAACATCCTCGAGCCGCCCGCCATCGCCAACGGCAACAAGGGCGTCGGGAAGATGGTCTTCCTGCTCGCCGACGATGACGGCGACCAGGGCAATGGCGCGACCTTCGGCAACCTCGCGCCCGTCCCCGACTCCGACTTCGTCGACGACGGCGTCCCCGACTACGACGTTTCCGCCTACGACGCGCGCGGCCTGCCCCGCGCCACCAACCCGAACGCCGGCATCAGCGCGTTCGACCGCACCGTGGACCTGGGCATGGTCGAGGGCGGGAAGGAGATCATCTTCTTCCTCATCGTCTTCTACGACTCCAACCACCGCCCGAACGAGGGCACCGTCTTCCCCTGCCTGAAGCAGGACGCCGCCGGGAAGTGCCTGCTGCACCTGCGCACGCCCATCAACGTCTACTTCTCCAAGGCGGCGTGGAACATTGACCAGAACTCCGAAGCCAACCCCGTGGTGGCGGAGCGCAACATCGGCTGCTCGTACGACTCGACCTGCGACCGGGACAACCCCACGTCCAACTCCTGCCATATCGGCAATGGCGGCCCCCGGCTGTGCGGCTGGCTGGACGGCCCGAAGACCACGGTGGGCACCACGCTGCACCGCCTGAGGAACGACGCGGCCTACGGCTTCCTGGACATGCCCATGGAGCGCGTGACGGTGCCCCGGCCCGCGGGCACCCGCAACCCCATGCCGCACGTCATCGTGGGCGCGCCCAGCACGGACCCCTTCCGCTGGATTCTCGGCTTCGAGGACCTCCCCGGCGGCGGTGACCGCGACTTCAACGACGTGGTGTTCGTCATCAACAAGGAGAACGGCGGCAACATGCGCTCGGCCACCGTGTCGGGCGACATCTCCCCGAGCATCGCCGACGACTTCGTCATCACCAAGGTGCGCTTCAAGCGCCAGGACGACGCCGCCCCCGCGCCCCGCACCTGCACGGGCAGCGCGCCCTGCTGGACCGAGGAGACCCCCGGCGCCTGCACCCCGCCGAACGGCGCGCGGCCCTCCATCCGCTACTCGCTGGCGGTGGACTGCCGCGTCTGCAGCAACGGCACGTGCACGAAGAACGAGACTCCCACCTGGTTCCCCCTGGAGTTCCCCAACACCACGCCCCCCACGCAGCAGGTGGAGGTGGACATCCTCTCCCTGGGCTTCACCGGCTCGCAGCTGTGCTGGAAGGTGGACATCAGCAGCCCCAACGAGCGCTGCCGCCCCATCGTGGACAACATCGACGTGGGCTACCAGGCGGTGCGCGCGGGCAGCTACGCGCGCGCCTCGCCGTCCACGCTGGGCAACGCCATCGTCTGGGGCGTCAACGAGACGCCCGGCAGCGCGTGGGGTGACGACTGGCCCGGCACGGGCCTGCCCGCCGCCTCGACGCGCGCCTACGACGGCAAGAAGGACTTCTCGCTGCGCGGCCGCCTCTACTTCCGCTCGCTCTATGACCCTGAGACGCCGACCGCCACCAACGTGGTGCAGCGGTGGGACGCGGGCCAGGTGATGGCCATGGCCCTGCGCACCGGTGCGAATCCGACGGCGCGCACGCTCTACACGACGACGTCGCCCCCGGGCCCCACGAGCACGCGCGCCACCATCACCTCGGAGATGCAGGACACTGACAGCGCCAGCCCCCTGTTCCCCGACGCGCTCTGTGACGTGTACGCCAACGGGCGCTACACCTGGGACCTCAACAACGACGGCAAGTGCGGCACCCCGACCGGCCCCCCGGACAAGAACGTCACGGGGCCGACGAACGACCGCAACTTCTTCCGCGAGTGGCTGTACGGCTGGGAGGACCAGCATACCCCCGCCCCCTCCAACGTGAAGCGGCCCTGGCCCATGGGCGGCATCAACCTGTCCACCGTGGCCATGGCCGTGCCGCCCTACCTGGACACCTGGGCGCAGAACACGCGCCCGGAGGAGCGGGATGCGTACCGGAAGAACTTCCTGGAGCCGCTGGCGACGCGGGACACCGTGGCCTACGTGGGCACGATGAATGGCTTCCTGCACGCCTATGACGCGGGTGCGTTCCGCAACGCGACCGACGATGCGTGCACGACGGGCGCCCAGCTCCGCGGCTTCTTCGAGCCGTCGGGCTCCTGCGCCACCCCGACGCCGCGGGACTACGGCACCGGCGAGGAGAAGTTCGCCTACCTGCCGAACCTGATGCTGGAGCACTACCGCAACCTGTACGTGCAGGTCCCCAGTGCGGGCACCCCGCCGCCCAAGCCCCAGGTGGATGCGTCGCCCACCATCGCCAACGTGGACCTGGGCATCGCCGGGCAGCCCAAGTGGACGCCGTCGCCCGTGCTGTCGAAGACGACGGGCGCCAAGACGGTGCTCGTCTCGTCGACGGGCAAGGGCAGCCCCGCCGTCTTCGCGCTCGACATCACCAACCCCGCCGACGCCTGGTACCCGCTGCCGCTGTGGGAGTTCAACCTGCGGGACACGAACATCGACCTGGCCTTCACGCTGAACAGGCTCATCAACCCGTCGGTGCTCCACCCGGACAACACGGGCTCGCGCCACGCGCCCTCCGTGGCCCGGCTGGCCTGGGGCTCCGGCTCCACCACCGCCTGGACGGCCGTGGTGGGCAGTGACTACAAGCCCGTCGACACGGCACGCGCGGGTGCCGTCTACCTCATCGACATGAAGACGGGCCGCCCGCTGAACTACGGCTCGTCGCCGGGCGGCCAGCTGGCCGGCATCATCACCCTGGAGCAGGGCGTCGGCGTGGCGGCGGAGAGCGCGCTGGTGGACCTGAACCGGGACGGCAACTACGACATCATGTACGTGCCCACCACCAACGGCGGCGTGTACCGCGTCAACCTGGACCAGGTGAGCACCAGCGCGCCGCTGGGCCGCAAGGTGAAGACCTGCAAGATTGCCAGCGCACCGGCGTCCCTGACGGACCACCCCGACGCGGCGACGGGGCCGAACCAGGACCCGTTCTTCCAGCAGCTCTACTCCAACCTCGCGGTGAAGGTGGTGCGGGACACCACCAACCCGACCGTCCGCATCTACTTCGGCACCGGTGACAACCCGGACGAGTTCTCCGACGGCCCGGCGAACAAGAACACCTACCGCTACCACCTGCTGGCGTTCGAGGACACCGACCCGACCGGCGAAGAGTCCTGCGAGCTGCTGGAGCCCCTGTGGGTGCAGCAGCTGGACCCGGGCCAGACGGTGTGGGGCGGCGTGGCCCTCAGCAGCGACAGGGTGTTCGCCACCACCGCGGTGGGACGCTCCGCGGACGTCTGCGGCCTGAGCCAGGACGAGAGCGGCAAGTACTACGCGACGGGCCAGCTGCCGGACGAGGACGGCAGCGCGCCGGACATGAGCAGCGCGTCGCTGGACGGCCACGGCATCAACGCACCGGTGGTGCACGACCAGCACCTGTTCGTGCTCACCGCCACGGGGAAGATGAAGATGGTGGGCGACGACAACTGGAACACCGGCGCGGAGAGCAATGGCGCGGTGCGCTCGCGCATCCTCATCTACGACGCCATCCCGGACGGGAGGATGCCGCGGTGA
- a CDS encoding type IV pilus modification PilV family protein, with protein sequence MRYRHSRQQRGITLLEVMATMAVMLLGVSAAMLVVNQTSQSNRRTLTATQAQLIAEQELENIASRGCTVDPPCANLAALDNTNYRVWQTSMGELRRAPPPAALEAREYEVVIDVDSRVLATSIEAGSVGSPPVSRDLIPGTAGSGGNVANVRVSVSWVERNSTERQVVVLQTRMAP encoded by the coding sequence GTGAGGTACCGGCATTCACGACAGCAGCGCGGCATCACCCTGCTGGAGGTCATGGCCACCATGGCGGTGATGCTGCTGGGCGTCTCCGCGGCGATGCTGGTGGTGAACCAGACCAGTCAGTCCAACCGCCGCACGCTCACCGCCACCCAGGCGCAGCTCATCGCCGAGCAGGAGCTGGAGAACATCGCCTCCCGGGGCTGCACGGTGGACCCGCCGTGCGCCAACCTGGCGGCCCTGGACAACACGAACTACCGCGTGTGGCAGACCAGCATGGGGGAGCTGCGGCGCGCCCCGCCTCCCGCGGCGCTGGAGGCCCGCGAGTACGAGGTCGTCATCGACGTGGACAGCCGCGTGCTGGCGACCTCCATCGAGGCGGGCTCGGTGGGCTCGCCCCCGGTGAGCCGGGACCTCATCCCCGGGACGGCGGGCAGCGGCGGCAACGTAGCCAACGTCCGCGTCTCCGTGAGCTGGGTGGAGCGCAACAGCACGGAGCGGCAGGTGGTGGTGCTCCAGACACGGATGGCGCCATGA
- a CDS encoding PilW family protein has product MRRRSLHRGFTLLEVMIASALGVVVLVVGLAVGLQMQRRVLFEEQTMTAQVTARAVKDLLATDLQRAGTGMGNAAITFANGDSRFAIQVWSDLDLAAGLAPFFAPDAAFSPPPAGDYATFTSDVLQLYWGDTRAMLILDRCSGGSSDPVRVDGTDDYCTPLNPTLDLAPVAGVPTPAILVNAAEQVACHVQVTQLRPADRRLTATQGSALGVTTDAPCGVPDHAIWKPGDNDPLWVAMRTQSAAYRVNWASGIPTLEYQPPGGTWVTVSQDVERMKIRQAVISLAAPNDPYRWFPDVTTGTPAIDRCTMTTCTVDADPLPAGAPGNDAELVRMLQQRVRELEVTLVIRTQRPDRESTLPAGPLNVEDEGFPRDGFKRRTLTFRVTPRNFGAAGRQPIPPAGAGP; this is encoded by the coding sequence ATGAGACGGCGTTCGCTTCACCGGGGCTTCACGCTGCTGGAGGTGATGATTGCCAGCGCGCTGGGCGTCGTCGTGCTGGTCGTGGGGCTGGCGGTGGGCCTGCAGATGCAGCGGCGGGTCCTCTTCGAGGAGCAGACGATGACGGCGCAGGTCACCGCGCGGGCGGTGAAGGACCTGCTCGCGACGGACCTGCAACGGGCGGGGACGGGCATGGGCAACGCGGCAATCACCTTCGCCAACGGCGACAGCCGCTTCGCCATCCAGGTGTGGAGTGACCTGGACCTGGCGGCCGGCCTGGCGCCCTTCTTCGCGCCGGACGCGGCGTTCTCCCCGCCGCCCGCGGGCGACTACGCGACCTTCACGTCGGACGTGCTGCAGCTGTACTGGGGTGACACCCGCGCCATGCTCATCCTGGACCGCTGCAGCGGCGGGAGCTCCGACCCCGTCCGCGTGGATGGCACCGACGACTACTGCACGCCGCTCAACCCGACCCTGGACCTGGCGCCCGTCGCTGGCGTGCCCACGCCCGCCATCCTGGTGAACGCGGCGGAACAAGTCGCCTGCCACGTGCAGGTCACGCAGCTGCGGCCCGCCGACAGGAGGCTCACCGCCACGCAGGGCAGCGCGCTGGGCGTAACCACGGACGCGCCGTGCGGCGTCCCGGACCACGCCATCTGGAAGCCGGGGGACAATGACCCGCTTTGGGTGGCGATGCGCACGCAGAGCGCGGCGTACCGGGTGAACTGGGCAAGCGGCATTCCCACGCTGGAGTACCAGCCGCCGGGCGGCACCTGGGTGACAGTGAGCCAGGACGTGGAGCGGATGAAGATTCGCCAGGCCGTCATCAGCCTGGCGGCGCCCAACGACCCGTACCGGTGGTTCCCGGATGTCACCACGGGGACGCCGGCCATCGACCGGTGCACCATGACCACCTGCACCGTGGACGCGGACCCACTGCCGGCGGGTGCACCCGGCAACGACGCGGAGCTGGTGCGCATGCTCCAGCAGCGGGTGCGCGAGCTGGAGGTGACGCTGGTCATCCGCACCCAGCGGCCGGACCGTGAGTCCACGCTGCCGGCGGGGCCGCTCAATGTCGAGGACGAGGGGTTTCCTCGGGACGGCTTCAAGCGGCGGACCCTCACCTTCCGGGTGACGCCGCGCAACTTCGGCGCGGCCGGGCGGCAGCCCATCCCGCCAGCGGGAGCAGGGCCATGA